One part of the Fusobacterium perfoetens genome encodes these proteins:
- a CDS encoding phage tail fiber protein: MAGLTHIGENLIINDFFRKKNFYLGLLKADPTDNASNIQEVEGASYKRQQITFEEPINGETYNSNDINFPVATENWGWITHVGLFDSSSGGKLVAYSGLDYKKEIRAADIYKIPKAFFIFKVD, from the coding sequence ATGGCAGGACTTACACACATAGGAGAAAATTTAATTATAAATGATTTTTTTAGAAAAAAAAATTTTTATTTAGGACTATTAAAAGCAGACCCTACTGATAATGCTTCAAATATTCAGGAAGTTGAAGGAGCTTCTTATAAAAGACAACAAATAACATTTGAAGAACCTATTAATGGAGAAACTTATAATAGTAATGATATTAATTTTCCAGTTGCAACAGAAAACTGGGGTTGGATTACTCATGTTGGATTGTTTGATAGTTCTTCTGGTGGGAAATTAGTAGCTTATTCAGGGCTTGATTATAAAAAAGAAATAAGGGCAGCCGATATTTATAAAATTCCAAAAGCTTTTTTTATTTTTAAAGTTGATTAG
- a CDS encoding baseplate J/gp47 family protein — MTENEERILKKIEDMAESISYNTSKGSFARDIISSVAIEMVKEEDDYSKQLDKRLIDTATGIDLDVTCADKALKRREAIKATGEVKITGVNGSIIKKGYIVVNSSTATEYEIMEEKTIENISTIVKIQCNKAGVIGNCEVGQINKFGEEYIGLSKVENLKNITNGKNIETDEEFRIRALDYIRKPRISWNQYVFEDKAKEVEKVEHTHCIPRFNGAGSVKLVITEKDSETVSEELKKKVKDYIDLEIISDINLVVEGVQINKVDIVIKGTISSDFNDEAAKTKLIEVLNNFFFENLFKQKIYYFDIVEVIQHSGCITKIGDVTVAGNRNDIALNENKLCKVNNIIINKL, encoded by the coding sequence ATGACAGAAAATGAAGAGAGAATTTTGAAAAAAATTGAAGATATGGCAGAAAGTATATCTTATAACACCTCAAAAGGAAGCTTTGCAAGAGATATAATTTCATCTGTAGCTATTGAAATGGTAAAAGAAGAAGATGACTATTCGAAGCAATTAGATAAAAGACTTATTGATACAGCTACTGGAATAGACTTAGATGTTACTTGTGCAGACAAAGCTCTTAAAAGAAGAGAAGCGATAAAAGCAACAGGAGAAGTAAAAATTACAGGAGTAAATGGTAGCATAATAAAAAAAGGATATATCGTTGTTAACTCATCTACTGCAACAGAATATGAAATTATGGAAGAAAAGACTATTGAAAATATATCAACAATAGTAAAAATTCAATGTAATAAAGCTGGAGTAATAGGAAATTGTGAAGTAGGACAAATTAATAAATTTGGAGAAGAATATATAGGTTTATCAAAAGTAGAAAATTTAAAAAATATTACTAATGGTAAAAATATTGAAACAGATGAAGAATTTAGGATAAGAGCATTAGACTATATAAGAAAACCTCGTATTTCTTGGAATCAATATGTTTTTGAGGATAAAGCAAAAGAAGTAGAAAAGGTAGAACATACTCATTGTATTCCTCGGTTTAATGGGGCAGGAAGTGTAAAACTTGTTATAACTGAAAAAGATTCAGAAACTGTGTCAGAAGAATTAAAAAAGAAAGTAAAAGATTATATCGATTTAGAAATTATTTCTGATATAAATCTTGTTGTTGAAGGAGTACAGATTAATAAAGTTGATATAGTTATCAAAGGAACTATTAGCTCTGATTTTAATGATGAGGCAGCAAAAACAAAATTAATTGAAGTTCTTAATAATTTCTTTTTTGAGAATCTTTTTAAACAAAAAATATATTATTTCGATATCGTTGAAGTTATTCAACATTCAGGTTGTATAACAAAAATAGGAGATGTTACAGTTGCTGGAAATAGAAATGATATAGCTTTAAATGAAAATAAATTATGCAAAGTAAATAACATTATAATAAATAAATTATAG
- a CDS encoding DUF2634 domain-containing protein yields MTLPVSYLKITDSINEIEIEKEIQTKEIIKEKDVVFDFEKGEFVYNGLEPERIFDRVEIIKQWIKKLFYTERDRWNCYIKDSGYPFGINLYKYRGQQLYPNMDLIELIKDDIYNSLLNHRDIKEVHCLQLIQVDDKMYCGFIIELEEESFEMEEVLNVK; encoded by the coding sequence ATGACATTGCCTGTAAGTTATTTGAAAATTACTGATAGTATAAATGAAATTGAGATAGAAAAAGAAATTCAAACCAAAGAAATTATAAAAGAAAAAGATGTTGTTTTTGATTTTGAAAAAGGAGAATTTGTATATAACGGATTAGAACCTGAAAGAATATTTGATAGAGTTGAAATTATTAAGCAATGGATAAAAAAGCTGTTCTATACTGAAAGAGATAGATGGAACTGTTATATAAAAGATAGTGGTTATCCTTTTGGTATAAATCTATATAAATATAGAGGGCAACAATTATATCCAAATATGGATTTGATAGAACTTATAAAAGATGATATTTATAATTCACTCTTAAATCACAGGGATATAAAAGAAGTTCATTGTTTGCAACTTATTCAAGTTGATGACAAGATGTACTGTGGTTTTATTATAGAGTTAGAAGAAGAGAGTTTTGAAATGGAGGAGGTGTTGAATGTTAAATGA
- a CDS encoding DUF2577 family protein translates to MKKDEKYYKNINTLAQIIKARDNPKWLGAITGEVVKAPPELEVKLENGVIIKNHKIMISIEKIIGYKRTFSIVGNITDENMTVQSSSMTKAGQGPHEHTLKSFQANGDYKSTGSIEWTDTLKVGDKVLMLPTNKEEYFYLIDRVVRL, encoded by the coding sequence ATGAAAAAAGATGAAAAGTACTATAAAAATATAAATACTCTAGCTCAAATCATAAAAGCTAGAGATAATCCTAAATGGTTAGGTGCTATCACTGGAGAAGTTGTAAAAGCTCCTCCTGAATTAGAAGTTAAACTTGAAAATGGAGTTATTATAAAAAATCATAAAATTATGATTAGTATAGAAAAAATTATAGGTTATAAAAGAACATTTTCTATTGTAGGAAATATAACTGATGAAAATATGACTGTTCAATCAAGTAGTATGACAAAAGCTGGACAAGGACCTCACGAACATACATTAAAAAGTTTTCAAGCTAATGGAGATTATAAATCTACAGGAAGTATCGAATGGACAGACACTTTAAAAGTAGGAGATAAAGTTCTTATGTTGCCTACAAATAAAGAGGAATATTTTTATTTGATTGATAGGGTGGTGAGGTTATGA
- a CDS encoding XkdQ/YqbQ family protein produces MIRTYCIKNSENRTIDITNVVKNEAKLKKNINEFAWVLDFNITRNNIFNNIEVGDIIVLKLDNKEIFSGIVITGDITNLTFKAVDYAWYFNKNEEIYQFEDVESSIVVRKLIETFGGKTGNIETTNTVVDKFYFGKSLGSIIKEIIKNIKDLENQEFRFFYRDTKFHFERSKKNKYLRNQYLPINSLKAVLNDYSFNALNYIKEPKRKLSIEGMHNAIKVYKTSGKEYIQISGARDKNNIDKYGLMQKLVSYKDNDLNGGNVTADSILSQENKVKEIISLEIPTLSEFIYDGELLNLNYEKYGIKGVYEVRGITYIFTNHKDIFLATIELERV; encoded by the coding sequence ATGATTAGAACTTATTGTATAAAGAATAGTGAAAATAGAACTATTGATATAACTAATGTAGTTAAAAATGAAGCTAAACTTAAAAAAAATATAAATGAATTTGCTTGGGTATTAGATTTTAACATAACAAGAAATAATATTTTTAACAATATAGAAGTTGGAGATATTATTGTTCTTAAACTTGATAATAAAGAAATATTTTCAGGAATTGTTATTACTGGAGATATTACAAATTTGACATTTAAAGCAGTAGATTATGCTTGGTATTTCAATAAGAACGAAGAAATATATCAGTTTGAAGATGTTGAAAGTTCTATTGTAGTAAGAAAGTTAATTGAAACTTTTGGTGGAAAAACAGGAAATATTGAAACTACAAATACAGTGGTGGATAAATTTTATTTTGGTAAAAGTTTAGGATCTATTATAAAAGAGATTATAAAAAATATAAAAGATTTAGAAAATCAAGAATTTAGATTTTTTTACAGAGATACTAAATTTCATTTTGAAAGAAGTAAAAAAAATAAATATTTAAGAAATCAATATCTACCGATAAACTCGTTAAAAGCTGTTTTAAATGATTATTCATTTAATGCCTTGAATTATATCAAAGAACCTAAACGAAAGCTGTCTATTGAGGGAATGCACAATGCAATTAAAGTTTATAAAACCTCTGGAAAAGAATATATTCAAATAAGTGGAGCAAGAGATAAAAACAATATAGACAAATATGGATTAATGCAGAAACTTGTATCTTATAAAGATAACGATCTTAATGGTGGGAATGTTACAGCAGACAGCATCTTATCACAAGAAAACAAAGTTAAGGAAATAATATCTCTTGAAATTCCAACATTGAGTGAATTTATTTATGATGGAGAATTATTAAATCTTAATTATGAAAAGTATGGAATAAAAGGGGTATATGAAGTTAGAGGAATAACATATATATTCACAAATCATAAAGATATATTTTTAGCAACAATTGAGCTAGAAAGGGTGTAA
- a CDS encoding phage tail tape measure protein, producing MAEREYIEIITSVKGQEEVSKLKTEVDKLGKESQETGEQVEKFDDSITNATNKSKTLTQRLKELAHQFRATGQESNKSSTTILGAVKKYVAVGTAIAGLKKATNIFTAFDDEMRKVQATAGATTKEFEALRNQAKDLGSTTSWSASEAAQAQFEFAKAGFTANEILKATPSILNTAIAGQLDLAEATSITAGALRMFKLDALESERVGDALAMTANTTTTDIRGLGESLKYAGLGATDFGLSLEQTLALLGTLGNNKIDSSMAGTGLRSVFSALKDKNKIKLLNSVDIQLTEDGKYRNFLKILDDIKLKTKGMAEAQKQAFMKDVFGEQGELVISALLKTDSDKINDLIYKLDHAKGYSQKLAETFEKGLGGSFRGLNSAIEGLAISFIDNFAPAISVTVNSISSAVNSLSLFFDWLNNGSLGARILSGAVIGLTAIYTAHIIKLKAVATWTAINNWYKQEGIIQTIISTGVHYGLATAQGVVTISTKVLSGAIAMLNGALGLLTAPVLLVIAVGVGLGAIFYDLYKRSEKFRNGVNSLIEKIKELWGWIKKFTGVGVLIDVGKGVVNGVKDLLGFGQKNKTVIQGSEEENKKKITNTVETETKNIDNSKGKGVNTDYLLLGDNTQGNSSNKKYIHNGYYLKGTKNLSSTSVNSAITNNKNIVDASKFEDKKRNEENDFSTSNNVYNSYSTSQNKVIEKSPEEKIVELLTNIKDLLSSKKSSDSKVQINVTKESSEDILSQVVEDLTIALGNI from the coding sequence ATGGCAGAAAGAGAATATATTGAAATTATTACCTCCGTAAAAGGTCAAGAAGAGGTATCAAAACTCAAGACAGAAGTTGATAAGTTAGGAAAAGAATCACAAGAAACTGGAGAACAGGTAGAAAAATTTGATGATAGTATAACTAATGCAACAAATAAATCTAAAACCTTAACCCAAAGATTAAAAGAGTTAGCTCACCAATTTAGAGCAACAGGTCAAGAGAGTAATAAATCATCTACAACTATATTAGGAGCTGTTAAGAAATATGTTGCTGTGGGAACAGCAATAGCAGGGTTAAAAAAAGCAACAAATATTTTTACAGCTTTTGATGACGAGATGAGAAAAGTACAAGCAACAGCAGGAGCGACAACAAAAGAATTTGAAGCATTAAGAAATCAAGCTAAAGATTTAGGGTCAACAACATCTTGGAGTGCTAGCGAGGCAGCACAAGCTCAATTTGAGTTTGCAAAGGCAGGATTTACAGCTAATGAAATATTAAAAGCAACACCAAGTATATTAAATACAGCAATAGCAGGTCAATTAGATTTAGCTGAAGCTACTTCAATTACAGCAGGGGCTTTAAGAATGTTTAAATTAGATGCTCTTGAAAGTGAAAGAGTTGGAGATGCTTTAGCAATGACAGCCAATACTACTACAACAGATATTAGAGGACTTGGAGAATCTTTAAAATATGCAGGACTTGGAGCTACAGATTTTGGATTATCTTTGGAACAAACTTTAGCACTTCTTGGAACTTTAGGAAATAATAAAATAGATAGTTCAATGGCTGGAACAGGTTTAAGGAGTGTATTTTCAGCTTTGAAAGATAAGAATAAAATAAAATTATTAAATAGTGTTGATATTCAACTTACAGAAGATGGAAAATATAGAAATTTTCTTAAAATTTTAGATGATATAAAACTAAAAACTAAAGGTATGGCAGAAGCTCAAAAACAAGCTTTTATGAAAGATGTTTTTGGAGAGCAAGGAGAACTTGTAATAAGTGCTTTGTTAAAAACAGATAGTGATAAAATTAATGACCTGATATATAAACTAGACCACGCAAAAGGATATAGCCAAAAACTAGCTGAAACTTTTGAAAAAGGATTAGGTGGAAGTTTTAGGGGACTTAACTCAGCTATTGAGGGGCTAGCAATATCTTTTATTGATAACTTTGCACCAGCTATATCTGTTACTGTCAATTCTATATCTAGTGCTGTAAATAGTTTATCATTATTCTTTGATTGGTTAAACAATGGAAGTTTAGGAGCTAGAATTTTATCAGGTGCTGTTATAGGATTAACAGCTATTTATACAGCTCATATAATTAAACTAAAAGCTGTAGCCACTTGGACAGCTATAAATAATTGGTATAAACAAGAGGGAATAATACAAACAATTATATCTACTGGAGTTCATTATGGATTAGCAACAGCTCAGGGTGTTGTAACTATTTCTACTAAAGTTTTATCAGGGGCAATAGCAATGTTAAATGGAGCTTTAGGATTATTAACAGCACCAGTTCTTTTAGTAATAGCTGTAGGAGTTGGCTTAGGAGCTATATTCTATGATTTATATAAACGTTCTGAGAAATTTAGAAATGGTGTTAACTCTTTAATAGAAAAAATAAAAGAATTATGGGGTTGGATAAAAAAATTCACTGGAGTAGGTGTCCTTATAGATGTTGGAAAAGGCGTTGTAAATGGTGTTAAAGATTTATTAGGATTTGGCCAAAAAAATAAAACAGTTATTCAAGGATCTGAAGAAGAAAATAAAAAGAAGATTACAAATACAGTTGAAACTGAAACTAAAAATATTGATAATTCAAAAGGAAAAGGTGTTAATACAGATTATTTATTACTGGGAGATAATACTCAAGGAAATTCTAGCAATAAAAAATATATTCATAATGGATATTATTTAAAAGGCACTAAAAATCTTAGCAGTACCTCAGTAAATAGTGCAATTACTAACAATAAAAATATTGTTGATGCATCAAAATTTGAAGATAAAAAAAGAAATGAAGAAAATGATTTTTCAACTTCAAACAATGTTTATAACTCCTATTCTACTTCTCAAAACAAAGTTATAGAAAAATCTCCTGAAGAAAAAATTGTTGAATTATTAACAAATATAAAAGATTTGTTAAGTTCTAAAAAATCAAGTGATTCAAAAGTTCAAATTAATGTAACAAAAGAATCTAGTGAGGATATTCTATCTCAAGTTGTAGAAGATTTAACAATAGCTCTTGGAAATATATAG
- a CDS encoding phage tail assembly chaperone encodes MITPDLNDRELQKTFGVNNKEALLKKMFTEEELQDLSAIVGEMIVTKSQAQIVDDIKNL; translated from the coding sequence ATGATAACTCCTGACTTAAATGATAGAGAACTACAAAAAACATTTGGAGTAAATAATAAAGAAGCTTTGCTTAAAAAGATGTTCACAGAAGAAGAATTGCAGGATTTATCAGCTATTGTTGGAGAAATGATTGTTACTAAATCACAAGCTCAAATTGTCGACGATATAAAAAACTTATAA
- a CDS encoding phage antirepressor KilAC domain-containing protein, whose product MDNLQIIDERKLFGKDFKIYGDIENPLFLAKDVANWIEHNQVARMMEMVDENEKLMCSISTSGQNREMWFLTEDGLYEVLMQSRKPIAKQFKKEVKKILKSIRMNGMYATDKLLDNPDLAIQAFTKLKEEREKRKALEIKIEEQKPKVIFAEAVETSKTSILIGDLAKLIKQNGTDMGQKRMFTWLRDNGYLIKRQGSDYNMPTQKAMERGLFEIKETAVTHSDGHITVNKTPKVTGKGQIYFINKFKKVS is encoded by the coding sequence ATGGATAATTTACAAATAATAGATGAAAGAAAATTATTTGGAAAAGATTTTAAAATATATGGAGATATAGAAAATCCATTATTTTTAGCAAAAGATGTAGCAAATTGGATAGAACATAATCAAGTAGCTAGAATGATGGAAATGGTAGATGAGAATGAAAAGCTGATGTGCTCAATAAGCACCTCAGGTCAAAACAGAGAAATGTGGTTCTTAACAGAAGATGGACTTTACGAAGTATTAATGCAATCGAGAAAACCTATTGCAAAACAATTTAAAAAAGAAGTTAAGAAAATCTTAAAATCTATCAGAATGAATGGTATGTATGCCACTGATAAATTATTAGATAATCCTGATTTGGCTATTCAAGCATTTACAAAATTAAAAGAAGAGAGAGAAAAAAGAAAAGCATTAGAAATTAAGATAGAAGAACAAAAACCAAAAGTTATATTTGCTGAAGCTGTTGAAACTTCAAAAACTTCAATTCTTATTGGAGATTTAGCAAAGCTTATAAAACAAAATGGAACTGATATGGGACAAAAAAGAATGTTTACTTGGCTTAGAGATAATGGGTACTTGATAAAAAGACAAGGTAGTGATTATAATATGCCTACTCAAAAAGCTATGGAACGTGGACTATTCGAGATAAAAGAAACAGCAGTAACTCATTCAGACGGACATATTACAGTAAATAAAACACCAAAAGTAACAGGAAAAGGACAGATATATTTTATAAATAAATTTAAAAAAGTTAGTTGA
- a CDS encoding ribbon-helix-helix domain-containing protein — translation MEATKKKMGRPIIGKPKTVEIRTRVDEDLSDKINSYCEKKKITRSDFLRKGIEMVLQDDK, via the coding sequence ATGGAAGCTACTAAAAAGAAAATGGGAAGACCTATTATCGGAAAGCCTAAAACAGTTGAAATTAGAACTAGAGTAGATGAAGACTTAAGTGATAAAATTAATTCCTACTGTGAAAAGAAAAAAATTACAAGAAGTGATTTTTTAAGAAAGGGAATAGAAATGGTCTTACAAGACGATAAATAA
- a CDS encoding phage tail tube protein, with product MADFLFREKDVVSGSFGKCYIGGRHWAEVSEFEAKLKLDSKDVLLAGGEKGKKNTSSSIEIKLKLQKVFSPELELLKSVTSGTLNPMTTINIQLDDPEARGAEALAFNDCMFTGDIDLGSFKSGELTERELTLSCVPSRVEILESIADV from the coding sequence ATGGCAGATTTTTTATTTAGAGAAAAAGACGTTGTGTCAGGAAGCTTCGGAAAATGCTATATAGGTGGAAGACACTGGGCAGAGGTTTCAGAATTTGAAGCTAAATTAAAACTTGATAGTAAAGATGTCTTATTAGCAGGTGGAGAAAAAGGAAAGAAAAACACTTCATCATCAATAGAAATAAAATTAAAGTTACAAAAAGTATTTTCTCCAGAGTTGGAGTTGTTAAAGTCTGTAACTTCAGGAACTTTAAATCCTATGACAACTATAAATATTCAATTAGATGACCCGGAGGCAAGAGGGGCAGAAGCATTAGCTTTTAACGATTGTATGTTTACTGGAGATATCGATTTAGGTTCATTTAAAAGTGGAGAACTTACAGAAAGAGAATTAACATTATCTTGTGTACCATCAAGAGTTGAAATCCTTGAAAGTATAGCAGATGTATAA
- a CDS encoding phage tail sheath C-terminal domain-containing protein, which produces MAALNKKCKFQLEFIERAAVVISGSVRGVLGVIMFDTTKEDFTKKEYYSAVEIDEKDWTADNYKALKAMAFRGNPFKVVVYKATKENFQDVLKQIAIEEPNYLVCPFTIGEDKPETTVSDLETWINSIRNIETVKLGNNTSTIKLIVASSSKPDKPWIIDYDTRQTAHTIVDFEEKAYTAQEYTLCIGSLCAGAPLNASITNMEQPWLKAFTTTVDDENTAIGEGKLLTSYDGSKYVILRGVTSFTTATDSMNRSFTKIRKMEIMDLHQKDIRNTFINSYRGKYQNIYSNKLLFLGAVNAYLATFQKSGQLDPANENRMKIDTEAVKNYIISKGTYKGKPITEEEAKKLTEYDLCRANTDDIVFAYIPDYKPTDVMEDFKGEAYL; this is translated from the coding sequence ATGGCAGCATTAAATAAAAAATGTAAATTTCAATTGGAATTTATAGAGAGAGCCGCTGTTGTAATTTCAGGAAGTGTAAGAGGAGTTCTTGGTGTTATCATGTTTGATACAACTAAGGAAGATTTTACAAAAAAAGAATATTACTCAGCTGTTGAAATAGATGAAAAGGATTGGACTGCTGATAATTATAAGGCTTTAAAAGCTATGGCTTTTAGAGGTAATCCTTTTAAAGTAGTAGTATATAAAGCTACGAAAGAGAATTTTCAAGATGTTTTAAAACAGATAGCTATAGAAGAGCCAAATTATTTAGTGTGTCCTTTCACAATTGGAGAGGATAAACCTGAAACAACAGTAAGTGATTTAGAAACTTGGATAAATTCTATAAGAAATATAGAAACAGTTAAATTAGGTAATAATACATCTACAATAAAACTTATTGTAGCGTCTTCATCAAAACCAGATAAACCTTGGATAATTGACTATGATACTAGACAAACAGCACATACAATAGTTGATTTTGAAGAAAAAGCTTATACAGCACAAGAATATACTTTATGTATTGGTTCTTTATGTGCAGGAGCTCCTTTAAATGCTTCTATAACTAATATGGAGCAACCTTGGTTAAAAGCATTTACAACAACAGTAGATGATGAAAATACAGCTATTGGAGAAGGTAAATTACTTACATCTTATGATGGAAGTAAATATGTAATTCTTAGAGGAGTAACATCATTTACAACGGCAACAGATAGTATGAACAGAAGTTTTACTAAGATTAGAAAAATGGAGATTATGGACTTGCATCAAAAAGATATTAGAAATACTTTCATAAACTCTTACAGAGGAAAGTATCAAAATATCTATTCAAATAAATTATTATTCCTTGGAGCTGTAAATGCTTATCTTGCAACATTCCAAAAATCAGGACAATTAGACCCTGCAAATGAAAACAGAATGAAAATAGATACAGAAGCTGTTAAAAATTACATAATCTCTAAAGGAACATATAAAGGTAAACCTATTACAGAAGAAGAGGCTAAGAAATTAACTGAATATGATTTATGTAGAGCTAATACTGATGATATTGTGTTTGCATATATCCCAGATTATAAGCCTACTGATGTAATGGAAGATTTCAAAGGAGAAGCATATTTATAA